In the genome of Patescibacteria group bacterium, the window AATCATTAGCGGTTTAGCGCTGGGCGTTGATGGCTTGGCTCATCAAGCGTGTCTTGATGTCGGCGGCCGCACTATTGCCGTCTTGGGTTCAGGACTAAAAAAAATCTATCCGGCCGAACACAAAAAATTGGCCGAAAAAATTGTGGCTAGCGGCGGCGCAGTTATCAGCGAATACGAACCAGATCAAGGTCCGGCTAAATGGACTTTTCCGGTGCGTAATCGTATTGTTGCTGGCATGTCGCTAGGCGTTTTGGTTGTCGAAGCGCCAGAGGGTTCTGGATCGCTTATCACCGCTTCGTGCGCGCTTGATTTAGGACGGGAAATTTTTGCCGTACCAGGTAATATTTACAGCCAAAATTCTTTCGGCACTAACCAACTAATAAAATCGGGTGCTAAGGTAATTACCCGGGCCAGCGATATCCTCGACGCGCTTAATTTAGAGCTTAATCCGGAGGTAAAAAGAGAAATTATTCCGGCCAATGAGGAAGAAAAAATAATCTTAGAAATTATAAGTCTTGAGCCGATACATATTGACGAAATTATAAAAATTAGTAAATTAGAAGCACCGGTTATCAGCGCCACTTTAACTGTTATGGAAATGATGGGTAAAATAAAAAACCTCGGCGGAGGTAAATATAGTATAAAATAAATTTAATATAAATTTTAGCATGCATTTAATCATCGTCGAATCACCAACTAAGGCCAAAACCATCTCCCGCTTTGTCGGTGATGATTTTATCGTAGAGTCATCGCAAGGCCATGTCCGTGATTTGCCGCGCGGTAAAATGGGTATTGATATTGAGTACGACTTCCAGCCCCAATACGTCATTCCTACCAAAAAAAGAAAGCTTGTCAACCAACTAAAGAAAAAAGCTGCCACGGCCGACTTAATCTATTATGCCTCCGATGAGGACCGCGAAGGCGAAGCTATTGCTTGGCATTTACAATATCTTTTAGGCGATGAAAAAAATCCGGAGCGAAATAAACGCATTGCCTTCCATGAAATCACCGAAGAAGCAGTTTCTGAGGCGCTCAAAAATCCTCGTGCCATTGATTTAAATTTAGTTAATGCCCAACAAACGCGCCGCACCCTAGATCGTTTGGTCGGTTATGAACTATCACCTTTACTTTGGCAAAAAATCGCCAAGGGCCTATCAGCCGGCCGAGTGCAATCCCCTGCTCTGCGCCTAATCGTCGAACGCGAAGAAGAAATAAATAAATTTAAACCTGAAGAATACTGGACATTGTCCGCTGAATTAAAAAAATCCAACGATAAATTTGAAGCAAAGCTAATTAGAATTAATGATAAAGCGCTAGATAAATTAGCCATTAAATCAAAAACAGGAGCCGATGATATTTTAAAAAATTTAGAAAATGCCGATTATGTTGTCACGAGCGTTGAACAAAAAGAAAGCAAAAAATCTTCTTCTGCGCCCTTAACTACCAGCTCTTTACAACAAGAATCATATAAAAAACTAGGATTCTCTTCCAAAAAAACCATGATGGTCGCCCAACAATTATACGAAGGTCTTGAGCTGGGCGCCAAAGAGGCAGTCGGTTTGATTACTTATATGCGCACCGACTCGCTCAACTTGTCAGAAAAATTCCTGAAAGAAGCTGAAGAATTCATCACGCAAAATTACACGAAAAAT includes:
- the dprA gene encoding DNA-processing protein DprA, whose protein sequence is MDIQKIDIAHPNYPRLLKEIYDPPKQLYVWGELQAEENYPLAVVGTRKVTSYGRQATIELTRNLTKAGLTIISGLALGVDGLAHQACLDVGGRTIAVLGSGLKKIYPAEHKKLAEKIVASGGAVISEYEPDQGPAKWTFPVRNRIVAGMSLGVLVVEAPEGSGSLITASCALDLGREIFAVPGNIYSQNSFGTNQLIKSGAKVITRASDILDALNLELNPEVKREIIPANEEEKIILEIISLEPIHIDEIIKISKLEAPVISATLTVMEMMGKIKNLGGGKYSIK